The Acidobacteriota bacterium genome contains the following window.
AGATCCGCATGTTGCGGATCCGGCCGGCAAGCAGGTGAAGCGGCATTTCCTTGGTCATGCCCATCGCGCCGAAGCATTGCATCGCGTGGTCCAGGATCTCGGTTGCCATTTCGGGCGCGAACACCTTGATCATCGAGATTTCGGTGCGGACGTCCTGCCCCTGATCAATCTTCCACGCGCAGTCATAAGCCATGAGACGAGCCGCATGGATCTTCATTGCGCCATCGGCGACCCACCACTGGACCGCCTGTCTCTCTGACAGCTTGTGCCCGAAGGTTTTCCGCTGAGGCGCATACTCGCGCATCATGTCGAGCGCGCGCTGGGCCGCGCCGATGCACCAGGCGGCCATCTCCATCCGGCGGGTGCCAAGGCGCACCTGCATCGGGGCGAAGCCATCGCCTTCCTTGCCCAGCAGTTTCCAGCCCGGAACCCGGCAATCCTCGAGCGCCACCTCGTAAGTGAATTCTCCGCCGAGCATGGGGATACGCCTGAGGACGTTGAACCCCGGCGTGCCCTTGTCGACAAGGAATGCAGACATGCCGCCGCGGGCACCCTTCGCCTTGTCGGTTATGGCCATCAGGATGGTGAAATCGGCCTCCGCCGCCCGGGTAATCCAGATTTTCCGGCCGTTGATCACCCAATCATCGCCGTCGCGTACCGCCCGGGTGAGCATGCCGGCCGGATCGGCGCCCGCGCCCGGTTCGGATATGCCGATCGCTGATACGGTCTCACCCCGGGCGTAGGGATCGAGATAAGCCTCCTTCTGACGCGCGTTCGCGGCTGTCATCAACATTCGAAGGTTCGGGGAGTCGGGGGGCAGGGTGTAGGTCGCCGCCGTCGATCCGAGGGCTTCATTAACGGCGACAAGCGCCACGTGCGGCAGGCCAAGTCCCCCGGCGTCTTCCGGGGCGTCGAGGCTCCAGAGCCCCATTTCCTTCGAGATCCGGTCTAGCCGGGTCCGCTCCTCCGCCGTCAGGTATGCCCCCTGGCCGGCCGCATCCCGGGCCAGCACGGCGCCCTCAAGCGGCATCAGCTCCTCGCGCACGAACCGTTGCACGAGATCGCGCAGCATCCGGTGATCTTCGTCCAGTTCGAAATGCATGCAAAGTGTCCCTCGGGGTGGCCAGCCAGGGCCGATACTCTTCACAGCCGGGGCGCCTGTGCAAGGCAGTCGCCGGGGCAGCAGTCACTTGCGGGGGCTCCTGCGGGCTACCAGATAGGCTTAACGGGGTGAATCCTGCACATTTATCGTGGACGCGGCCCGCCAAACGGGCTAATCGCCCGCCTTTGAAAAACGAGTGACGTCATGGCCGACAAGGACCAGAAACCGAAGAAGAAGCGGGTCGGACCGCTGACCTTCCTCGCGCAGGTGCGCGCAGAAGGGAACAAGGTGACCTGGACGACCCGTCAGGAAACGATCCAGGCGGCCATTTTCGTGGCCATCATGTCGGTCCTGATCGCTATCTTCCTTTTCGCGACCGATACACTCATAACATTGTTTGTGAACTTCGTTCGGGGCGTCTGAAGGTGCTCACCACGAATCCAGACCAACAGGAGCGCTCGCGGCCTATGCCTGATGCCAAGTGGTATATCGTCCACGCCTACTCGAACTTCGAAAAGAAGGTCGCAGGCTCGATTCGCGAACAGGCGGAGCGTAAGGGTCTCACGCACCTGATCGAAGAGATCGAAGTGCCGACCGAAGAAGTCGTCGAAGTCGCGCGCGGCAAGAAAAAGACCGTGGAACGGCGCTATTTCCCTGGCTACGTGCTGATGAAGGCGCAGCTGACCGACGACATCTACCACCTCGTTAAGGACACGCCGAAAGTTTCGGGCTTCCTCGGGGCGGAAGGCGGTAAAAAACCGCTGCCGGTGCGCCAGCGCGAGGTAGACCGGATCCTCGGCAAGTCGTCCGACGTGTCGGCCGAGCGCCCGCGGCCCCGCATCAGCTTCGAAATCGGCGAACAGGTCCAGGTCAACGACGGACCGTTCCAAGGCTTCGAAGGCGCGGTCGAGGAAATCGACGAAGCCAATGGCCGCCTGAAAGTCACCGTATCGATCTTCGGCCGGGGCACGCCCGTGGATCTGGAATTCGACCAGGTCGTGAAGGTCTAGAATCTGCGCGCGCAGGCGCGCGGGCAGCCTTGAAACGGCCCCGCCACGCCTGTATGCGGAAGAGCGATTGCCGCCTTAGCTCAGTTGGTTAGAGCGCTGGTTTGTGGAACCAGAGGTCCTCCGTTCAAGCCGGAGAGGCGGTACCATCGCCCCAAAATGTCCCGAAAATCTCAAAAAAAGCCGGGAACGGAAGGCGCCAAAGCGCGTTCGAGACGTGTTGCAATTGGGCAGCGGTGGGAAGAAAAATCCACGAAAAACGAGGGGTAATACCGCAAATGCTCTCGCGATTGGCGAGAAAAGCGGCTAACACCTGAGAAATGCAGCGCTGCTGCATGCGACTTTGAACCTGCGGCCGAAGGACAATCCCGTCTGACGGCACACAAAAGGGGATTGAGTATGAAGAAAACTCTGATGTGCGCGACAGCCGCGGCCGCATTTGCGTCTGCTGGCCTCACGGCACACGCGGAAGGCTGGTACTCCCGCGCGGACCTGCAATACACGTTCGACGGCCGCGTCGATCACGACGCCGTTGCGTCGGTGAACGGCAAGATGGCGGGTGATTCGGATGCGTCCGAGCTGCTCGGCGGCGACCTTGGCCTCGGCTACAGCTACGACAACGGCCTGCGCCTCGAAGGCGTGCTGGGCTACCGTGGCGGTGACCTCGATGTTTCGACGGCGATCTCGGGCACGTCCCCGGGCACGACCACCAATCCGTCGGGCACGGCCAGCGTCTATGACCTGATGATCAACGGCATCTACGACTTCAACAAAGATGGCACGATCAAGCCGTACATCGGCGTTGGTATCGGCGGCACGCGCATCCGCGCAAAAGCCACCAACCGCGTCACCGGCACCGCTCCGAACCTGAACGCTGCGAACGGCTTCTCCGACACGGCAGCCGGCGTTGCCTGGCAGGGCCTGCTCGGCGTCGGCTTCAAGCTGTCCGACAAGCTCACCATGGACCTCGGCTACAAGTACTTCACGGCTGAAGAGCTTGAGTTCGATGGCAAGCACGGCGGCGTCGACTATGACGTCGACTACACGGATCACACGGCGACCATCGGTCTGCGCTACGCCTTCGGCGTGACGCCGCCGCCGCCGCCTCCGCCGCCACCCCCGCCGCCGCCTCCGCCGCCGCCCCCGCCTCCGCCGCCCCCGCCGCCTCCGCCGGTGGAAACGACTGAGACGGTTGCCCAGCAGTGTTCGGCTCTGAACCAGGAGTTCGTGGTTTACTTCGAGTGGGATCGCTCGGATCTGACCAGCCAGGCTGCTGCGGTTATCGACCAGGCTGTGGCGAACATCGCCGCCGGCGCTGGTTGCGCCCCGAGCTCCGTCTCGATCGTCGGCCACACCGACACGTCGGGCGCCTCGGCCTACAACGAAAAGCTGTCGGTCCGCCGCGCTGACGTTGTGGCTGCCGCTCTCTCCGAGCGTGGCATCGGTGCGTCGATCATCGACAAGTCGGGCAAGGGTGAAACCGCCCTCGCCAAGGCGACCAATGACGGCGTGCGCGAGCCGCTGAACCGTCGTTCGGAAGTCTCGATCATCGTCCAGTAACACCTGGAAGACTGAGAATTCAGGCGGCCCGGCTACATGCCGGGCCGCTTTTGTTTTTGGCGCGGGTGCCACGAGGCTTGCCGCCCCCTTTCACCTGTGAAACCAAGGGCCCATGACAGACCTTTCAAAGCTCAATGCCGACGACCAAGCCGCCCGCGAGCGCCTGTTCGCGGCCTCTGCCGACATGGTTGCCCGCACGAAGGGCTGGTCGGCGCACAATACCGGCAGCACCAACACGGCTGGGCTCCGGGCGTTCGCGCCAAAACTCGCCGACGCCTTTTCGGCGCTGGAGGCGGACATCGAATTGGTGGAAGGCCCCGCCTTCGAATCAGTCGGTGCGGACGGCAAGACGACCGAAACGCATACTGGCCCGATCGTCGAGATGATGGCGCGCCCGGGTGCACCCGTTCAGATCGTGATGTCCGGCCACTACGACACGGTATTCGCGCCGGGCGTATTCGAGACGGTGACTGACCTGGAAGATGGGCGGATCAACGGCCCCGGCATGGCTGACATGAAGGGCGGCATCTGCGTGATGCTTGAGGCGTTGAAAGCCTTTGAAGCCAGCCCGCTCAAGGACAAGCTTGGCTACCGCATCGTCCTGACCCCGGATGAAGAGATCGGAAATTTCGCCAGCAGCGAATCGCTCCGCCGGGCGGCCTCGTCCGGCGCCCTGATCGGCATGACCTACGAGCCCGCGATGGAAACCGGTGCGATGGCGGGCGGGCGAAAAGGGTCGGCCGTGTTCGACATCGTTCTTCATGGCCGCGCCGCGCATGCCGGCCGGGCCAAGGAGGAGGGGCGCAGCGCGATTGAAGCTGCGGCCGAACTCGTGGTCGGCCTCGAGCGCCTGAACAACCAGTTCGGCGGCGTCACCTTCAATGTCGGGTCCATCGATGGCGGCGCACCGGTGAACATCGTGCCCGACCTCGCGATCGTTCGGTTCGGCGCCCGCGCGCCAGATCATCAGGCTGCGGAATGGGCGACGCAGCAGGTCAAACAACTGTTCGACCGTGCGGTCGCGCGGGATGGCATACATGGACACCTGCACGGCGGATTTTACCGGCCTCCGAAGCCGCGCAACTCCGCCCAGCAAGCCTTGTTCGACGCAGTTCATGCCACCGGCCGCGCCATCGGGCTCGACCTTGAATTCGTTGATACCGGCGGCGTGTGTGAAGGTAACAACATCTTCGCGGCCGGCGTTCCGAACGTCGACACACTTGGCGTAAGGGGCGGGCGCATCCATTCGCCGGAGGAATTCGTCGTCACCGAAAGCTTTCCGGAACGCGCCCTTCTGTCGGCGTTGATCCTGAACCGGCTGGCCGACGGACGCCTTGATGGCCGGCGCATCAAAGACCTGATGGGGCGGCCCTGATGGCCACCGATTATGTCATGCGCCCGTCGAGGCTGGACGATCTCGACGCGCTGATGTCACTGGCGGAATTGTCCGGACCCGGATTTACCAGCCTGCCGGTTGATGAGCCCATCCTGCGCGAGCGGTTGGAGAAGTCCGACAGGGCTTTCCACGGCCGCCAGCGCAACCTGCAGTACGGCAAATACCTGATGATGATGGAGCACGTGCCGAGCGGGCAGGTCGTCGGATGCTCCGCCGTCAAGGCCGGTACCGGGATCGACCAGCCATTCTTCAACTATCGCATCATCACGCTCGCCCAGGCGAGCCATGCAGCGGGCAATCTCCGTTTCGACATGGATGCGCTTGTCCTCACGAATGAATATGTGGGGTACACGGAAGTCGGCACGCTGTTCCTGAAGCCCGACCACCGCGGCGGTGGGGCGGGCCGCCTTGCGGCTCAGGCGCGCTATCTTCTGATGGCGGCCGCACCTGAGCGTTTCAGCGACAAGGTGCTGGCGGAGCTGCGCGGGGTCGTTGACGACCAGGGCATGTCGCCATTCTGGGAATGTCTTGGCCGGCATTTCTTCCGCATGGACTTTGCCGACGCTGACCGTCTGTCGGCCACGACCGACAATCAGTTCATCGTCGATCTGATGCCGCGCTACCCGATCTATGTCGACCTGCTGCCGCCTGAAGCGCGCGAAGTGATCGGCCGCTGCCACTCGGACGGAGTCGGCGCCTACAAGTTGCTCCAGTGGGAAGGTTTCGATTTCGATCGCACCGTTGATATCTTCGATGGAGGCCCCTTGGTCGCTGCGCAGCGCCGGCACATTCGCACGATCCTCGAAAGCGAAGTTGTGACCGTGGAGGCCGCTGACACGGCCAGCGATGGTCACGCGCGGCAGGGTCTGTTGTCGAGCAATCGACTTCCTGACTTCCGGGTCACGCTCGGCAAGTTTGCGAGGCGCGGCGACGTTGCCCTTGCGCCGCCGGAAGTGCTCGACGCGTTGAAACTCAAGCCGGGTTCGCCGGCGCGTATCTGGATGCGGAGCAAGTAATGTCCGAGGACGTCTATATCGATGGTCGCTGGAGCGCTGGAAAAGGCGCGCGCTTCGCAAAGACATGCCCCGCGACCGGAGAGACCATCTGGAGCGGAGCGGCCGCCGACGACTCGCAAGTCGCCGCGGCCACCGCTTCGGCGCGCAAGGCGTTTTCGGGCTGGTCGCGCACCCCGCAACACGAACGGACCGCCGTACTTGAGCGGTATGCGGACGAAATCGGAAAGCGATCCGAGCAGATCGCCGAAATAATTAGCCGCGAGATGGGCAAGGCCCTTTGGGATTCGCGCGGCGAAGCGGCGACCATGAAGGCAAAGATCGCCGTATCGATCGCGGCGCAAAAGGAGCGCGCCGGCGAGAAGGACGAGGCCGCCGCGTTCGGAAGCGCGCATTTGACTCATCGCCCGCATGGGGTGATGGCCGTGTTCGGACCATTCAACTTTCCTGGTCACCTGCCGAACGGGCATATCGTGCCGGCGCTGCTTGCCGGAAATACATGCGTGTTCAAGCCCTCGGAGCTCGCGCCGGGCGTAGCCGCGATCATGGCGGCTTGTTTCGATGCGGCAGGCCTGCCGCCGGGTTGCCTCAACATAGTGCAGGGCGCGCGGGATACGGGCGCCGCCCTCCTCGAGCAGGACATCAACGGCCTGCTGTTCACCGGATCAGCCACAACGGGCGTCCACTTCCACAAGCACTTCGCAGGTCGGCCAGATGTAATTCTGGCGCTCGAGATGGGCGGCAACAATCCGCTGGTGATCTGGGACCCTGCGGACATCGAAGCCGCCGCGGACATCGCCGCGCAGTCGGCCTTCCTCACCACCGGACAGCGCTGCTCGTGTGCGCGCCGTATCATCGTGCCGACAGGCAAGTTCGGCGATGCCGTGATTGACGCCATCGTCTCGCGCGCACGGGGAATCCGGATCGGTGCGTGGAATGAGCCGGACATCTTCATGGGGCCGCTTGTATCGGAGCGCGCCCGCACGCAGGCGCTGGAGTTTCAGGCCATGCTGATGGCAAAGGGCGCGGCTGCGTTGCTGCCGCTTGAAGGCCTGAGCCGCGGCGGCGGGTTCGTTTCGCCGGGTATAGTCGACGTGACTGGCGCGTCCGAGGTGCCGGACGAGGAGCTGTTCGGTCCTTTGATGCAGGTCGTGCGCGCCGGAACACTTGATGAAGCGTTCTCGCGCGCCAACGCGACGCGTTATGGGCTCTCGGGCGGCCTCGTCTGCGACGATGACCGCACCTGGGACAGGGCCTATCTCGAAATGCGCGCCGGCATTCTCAATCGCAACCGGCCCACAGCCGGGGCGAGCGGCGCCATGCCGTTCGGCGGTCCCGGCTTCTCGGGAAATTTCCGTCCGGGTGCATACTATGCTGCGGATTATTGCGCATGGCCGCAGGCCAGCCAGCTTGCTGGCAAGGCCGTCCGAATGGCCGCGCCCGGCTTTCCGGCCTGAGAGGCAGACATGGATAACTCCGCGCAGATTGCCTACTGGAATGGATCAGCCGGCGCGAAATGGGTGCGCGATGCCGACAGGCTGGATGCCATGCTCCTGCCGTTCGCAGACCTTGTCCTGTCCGCCGCAAAGCCGCTTTCGGGCGAACGCGTGATCGATATCGGTTGTGGCGCCGGTGCACTTTCTTTCGCCGCCGCGAAGACCGGGGCTTCGGTAACCGGCGTCGATATCTCCGAACCGCTTGTGCGGATTGCGCGCGAACGGGCAGCATCGCGTTCGGCAAGCGCGCAATTTGAGGTCGCCGATGCGTCGGAATGGCGCCCCTCAACACAGGCCGATCTGGTGATCTCCCGCTTCGGCGTGATGTTCTTCGCCGAGCCCTCTGCTGCTTTTGCAAACATTCGGGCCGGTACGAAACCCGGCGGGCGCCTTGCATTTGCCTGCTGGCAGCCGCTGGCTGAAAACGACTGGGCGTCGGCGCCTGTGGCGGTGGCGCTGCCGTTTCTCGACACGCCGCCTGCGCCGCCGCCACCCGGCGCGCCAGGGCCGTTCGCTTTCGGCGACAGCAGCCGGATCGAAGCGATCCTGACAGAGGCCGGCTGGGCCGATATTGGCCTGACTCCCTGGCAGGGAAACATCGAACTTCCCGGCGCAGATGCCGAACAGACGGCAGATTTCATGCTTGAGCTCGGACCACTCGGCCGGGCAATTGCGGAACAGCAGGTCGATCCGCAGAAAATACGCGCTGCGCTTGCAGCGCATCTCAAAGGCCTTGCCGGGCCAGATGGCCGCACACGGATGAAGGCTGCCGTCTGGATCGTGGAGGCGCGCGCATGACCCTGGCGACCGAAGTCAACTTCGACGGCCTGATCGGGCCCAGCCACAACTATGGTGGCTTGTCAGACGGCAACCTGGCGAGCGCACGCAATGCCGGCGACGTGTCCAATCCGCGTGAGGCGGCGGTGCAGGGGCTCGAGAAGATGCGCACGCTGGTGCGAGCGGGCCTCGTGCAGGGCGTACTGCCGCCGCTTGCGCGCCCGAATTTCGACCTGCTCATTGCGGCGGGTTTTATCGGCACCGATGCGCAGATGATCGAAGCCGCTGCGAGGAGCGCCCCGCGCCTCCTGAAGGCGGCGTATTCGGCGAGCAGCATGTGGACGGCGAACGCGGCGACGGTCTCGCCGTCGGCTGACGCCGCGGATGGCCGCCTCCATTTCACACCGGCCAACCTGTCGACGATGCTCCACCGCAGCCTTGAGCATCCGGACACGACCGCCACGCTGATTTCAATCTTTGCCGACGAGGAGCGCTTTGCCGTTCATGGCGCCTTGCCCGCGCATCCGGATTTCGCAGATGAAGGCGCGGCCAACCACGTTCGGCTTTGCGCCGATCATGGTGCTGAAGGCGTGGAATTGTTCGTGTACGGCCGCGAGGTGGGGGAGGCCGCGAGGGGATTTCCCGCCCGCCAGACACTGCTCGCTTCGCAGTCCGTCGCCCGCGCGCACGAACTCGCCGCCAGCCGGGCTGTCTTCGCGCGTCAGGCTCGCGCCGCCATCGAGGCGGGCGCGTTCCACAATGATGTTGTCTGCGTGGGCGCGCTCGACACCTTGTTCTTCCACGAGTTCGCCTTTGAAGACACGGCCGCCGTGCTCGCCGACATCCGGCGCGCCGCGAAGGGCCTGTTCGAATTGAAGCCGGTGATGGTGCCAGAAGCGGAAGTGCCACTTGCCGACGCGATTTCTTCGTACTTGTTCAATTCGCAGCTCCTGCAGCTGCCCGGCGAAGACCGGCTTGTGCTTGTGGCGCCCAGCGAGACACAGGATACGCCGTCCACACGCGCCTATTGCGAACGCCTGGTTCGCAGCAACGGCCCAATCGGACGTGTGATGTATGTCGACGTGCGCCAGTCAATGCGCAATGGCGGCGGTCCGGCCTGTTTGCGGCTGCGCGTGGTCATGACCGAAGCCGAACTCGCCGCGTGCCATGCCGGCGTGCTGCTCGACGAGCCACTGATCGACGACCTGCAGGCCAGCGTGCGCGCAACTTACCGCGACCGGCTCTCGCCGTCTGACCTCGCCGATCCCGCATTCGCGGACGAGTGCCGTCTCGCTCGCGAAGCCTTGCTCGACATCCTCGATCTGGAGGCACTCGCTTGATCCGCCTTTACGATTATTGGCGCTCGTCTGCCGCTTACCGCGTTCGCATTGCGCTGAACCTGAAAGGCGCCGACTACGAAAGCGTGCCCGTGAACATCCTTCCGGGTGCGGATGAACAATTGGCTGACCGCTACCGCGTCGTGAACCCCCAGATGCGCGTACCCGCAATCGAAGTCGATGGCCGGGTGTCTGGCCAGTCCATGGCCATCATCGAATGGATCGACGAAGTCGTTCCGGGGCCGTCGCTGCTGCCGAAGGATGCCTGGAAGCGCCTTCAGGCCCGCGCTTTTGCCGACATCATCGCCTGCGACATTCACCCGCTGAACAACCTGAGCCCTCTCGCAGTGCTTCGGAAAGAATTCGGCGCCGATGAGGCTGCCATCAAGACATGGTACCAGGACTGGATCCTGCGGGGCTTTGCGGCGCTTGAGGAAATGGCGAGAGAGCTGGCACCGGCGCCTTTCCTGTTTGGTGATGCGCCGACGATCGCCGAAATCGCCTTGGTGCCGCAGGTCGCCAACGCGCACCGCTTCGAGACCGACCTTTCGGCCTTTCCTCGGCTGGTCGCTCTGGATGCTGCCTGTCGCGCGCTGGAAGGTTTCAGGAAAGCCGCGCCGGAGAACCAGGCAAAGCCCTAGTTTTCGGCTGCTTCGTCCGTCTCGCCCGGGCGGCGGATGTCGATGATCTCGATCTCTTCCAGTTCGCCTAGTGGTTCGGCCAGTTTGGAGGCGTGGTCGTTGAGCCAGGACACCAGTCCGTTGGTCAGCCGTTCGCCGCCGCTGCGTTCGTACCGTCGGCCGGCGCGCCGCAGCTCAACTGGCTCGACGCAGCTTTCGCCGGCCTTGAACCGCCGTGAACAGATGTCCGTTGGCGCAATCCCGGCGCCGTCATCCGCGTCGCCGTAGTACAGCACGCCGCCAAACCGGTCGCGCAGCAGTGGGTCCGACTGGAAAAGCGACAGGGCCGTGGCGGGCAGTGCCCCGTCGATCGCGACCACGAAAGCCCGCCCGCGATTGTCGTCCGCCACATAGCGCGAGAGCGCTGCCGTGATGTCTTCGTCAAGGCTCGCGGCGCGAATGTAAGGGGCGTAGACCGGACCGATGGATTCGAAGGCGGAGGCGACCTCTTCAAGGCGCTCTGCAGCTTCATCGCGTCGCTTCTCGAGGGTTAAATCGTCGCTCACTTCCAGCGCGGCGGCCGTTTCCAGCAGCAGGACGTCAATGTCCCATCCACTTTCCCACACAGCCGGCGGCGGCGAGTCGGGTCGCACCGCCCAGCTGTCCTCCGTCGCGTAGTCGAAGGTGGGCAAGGCCGGCCCGGTCACGATTTCCGGCGCGCGCGTCGACCATACGACCGCACCAACGGCGACCGCCAACAGGATGGCCACTACGGCAATCGCTATCTTTCGATTCATCACTAGACGTTCCCGGAATTTATCGGGTTGCGGTTTTGAGGCCCGAATAGCCCGGCTGGTCGACAGACAATTGGTCAATTGTGGTCGATTTGAGATGTGCCAACAGCCCGGCTGTGGAAAGGTTCATCTCTCCCGAGCGGATCTTCTCGCAAAGCTTGCCATTCAATTCGAGCGCCGTGTTGCCGGATGCGCCGAGCAGCGATTCCAGGCGGGCCTTTTCCGCCGCTTCTGCGGCCGGGCGGATCTCGAGTTCGCGCAGCACCGTCGCCAGCGCATTCGAGGCAACGCGCGCGTGGAAAGCTGCATGCCCGGTCAATTGCGGCGCAGCGGCCTTGTCGATGAAGGCCTTCACGGCTTCGATCAGTTCCTTGGCTGAAGGTCCGTCATGCATGGCGGCCAAGTCCCTCGAACAGGTTGATGAGATCGATCTCGTTTTCGGAAACCCGCCGCCCGATCGCTGCGCGTTCAACGCTCGGATCTGCACCGGTCTTGTAGGCGGCGTACATGGTCATGCACATCACGCCCCATTTCAGGCTGCCGAGGATTTCCCACCAGTCGATCTCGGCTGGCGTGAATCGCGCTCCGCCGGCGCTGGCGTAGGCGTCCAGCAATTCCGGCAAGTCGCCGAAGCCGCCGACGCGCTTTTCGCTATGGCCGAACCGCCATGAGTTCGC
Protein-coding sequences here:
- a CDS encoding acyl-CoA dehydrogenase family protein; protein product: MHFELDEDHRMLRDLVQRFVREELMPLEGAVLARDAAGQGAYLTAEERTRLDRISKEMGLWSLDAPEDAGGLGLPHVALVAVNEALGSTAATYTLPPDSPNLRMLMTAANARQKEAYLDPYARGETVSAIGISEPGAGADPAGMLTRAVRDGDDWVINGRKIWITRAAEADFTILMAITDKAKGARGGMSAFLVDKGTPGFNVLRRIPMLGGEFTYEVALEDCRVPGWKLLGKEGDGFAPMQVRLGTRRMEMAAWCIGAAQRALDMMREYAPQRKTFGHKLSERQAVQWWVADGAMKIHAARLMAYDCAWKIDQGQDVRTEISMIKVFAPEMATEILDHAMQCFGAMGMTKEMPLHLLAGRIRNMRIYDGPSEVHRMVIARNLMDTRP
- the secE gene encoding preprotein translocase subunit SecE — its product is MADKDQKPKKKRVGPLTFLAQVRAEGNKVTWTTRQETIQAAIFVAIMSVLIAIFLFATDTLITLFVNFVRGV
- the nusG gene encoding transcription termination/antitermination protein NusG → MPDAKWYIVHAYSNFEKKVAGSIREQAERKGLTHLIEEIEVPTEEVVEVARGKKKTVERRYFPGYVLMKAQLTDDIYHLVKDTPKVSGFLGAEGGKKPLPVRQREVDRILGKSSDVSAERPRPRISFEIGEQVQVNDGPFQGFEGAVEEIDEANGRLKVTVSIFGRGTPVDLEFDQVVKV
- a CDS encoding OmpA family protein, with the translated sequence MKKTLMCATAAAAFASAGLTAHAEGWYSRADLQYTFDGRVDHDAVASVNGKMAGDSDASELLGGDLGLGYSYDNGLRLEGVLGYRGGDLDVSTAISGTSPGTTTNPSGTASVYDLMINGIYDFNKDGTIKPYIGVGIGGTRIRAKATNRVTGTAPNLNAANGFSDTAAGVAWQGLLGVGFKLSDKLTMDLGYKYFTAEELEFDGKHGGVDYDVDYTDHTATIGLRYAFGVTPPPPPPPPPPPPPPPPPPPPPPPPPPPVETTETVAQQCSALNQEFVVYFEWDRSDLTSQAAAVIDQAVANIAAGAGCAPSSVSIVGHTDTSGASAYNEKLSVRRADVVAAALSERGIGASIIDKSGKGETALAKATNDGVREPLNRRSEVSIIVQ
- a CDS encoding hydrolase; its protein translation is MTDLSKLNADDQAARERLFAASADMVARTKGWSAHNTGSTNTAGLRAFAPKLADAFSALEADIELVEGPAFESVGADGKTTETHTGPIVEMMARPGAPVQIVMSGHYDTVFAPGVFETVTDLEDGRINGPGMADMKGGICVMLEALKAFEASPLKDKLGYRIVLTPDEEIGNFASSESLRRAASSGALIGMTYEPAMETGAMAGGRKGSAVFDIVLHGRAAHAGRAKEEGRSAIEAAAELVVGLERLNNQFGGVTFNVGSIDGGAPVNIVPDLAIVRFGARAPDHQAAEWATQQVKQLFDRAVARDGIHGHLHGGFYRPPKPRNSAQQALFDAVHATGRAIGLDLEFVDTGGVCEGNNIFAAGVPNVDTLGVRGGRIHSPEEFVVTESFPERALLSALILNRLADGRLDGRRIKDLMGRP
- a CDS encoding arginine N-succinyltransferase, with amino-acid sequence MATDYVMRPSRLDDLDALMSLAELSGPGFTSLPVDEPILRERLEKSDRAFHGRQRNLQYGKYLMMMEHVPSGQVVGCSAVKAGTGIDQPFFNYRIITLAQASHAAGNLRFDMDALVLTNEYVGYTEVGTLFLKPDHRGGGAGRLAAQARYLLMAAAPERFSDKVLAELRGVVDDQGMSPFWECLGRHFFRMDFADADRLSATTDNQFIVDLMPRYPIYVDLLPPEAREVIGRCHSDGVGAYKLLQWEGFDFDRTVDIFDGGPLVAAQRRHIRTILESEVVTVEAADTASDGHARQGLLSSNRLPDFRVTLGKFARRGDVALAPPEVLDALKLKPGSPARIWMRSK
- the astD gene encoding succinylglutamate-semialdehyde dehydrogenase, producing MSEDVYIDGRWSAGKGARFAKTCPATGETIWSGAAADDSQVAAATASARKAFSGWSRTPQHERTAVLERYADEIGKRSEQIAEIISREMGKALWDSRGEAATMKAKIAVSIAAQKERAGEKDEAAAFGSAHLTHRPHGVMAVFGPFNFPGHLPNGHIVPALLAGNTCVFKPSELAPGVAAIMAACFDAAGLPPGCLNIVQGARDTGAALLEQDINGLLFTGSATTGVHFHKHFAGRPDVILALEMGGNNPLVIWDPADIEAAADIAAQSAFLTTGQRCSCARRIIVPTGKFGDAVIDAIVSRARGIRIGAWNEPDIFMGPLVSERARTQALEFQAMLMAKGAAALLPLEGLSRGGGFVSPGIVDVTGASEVPDEELFGPLMQVVRAGTLDEAFSRANATRYGLSGGLVCDDDRTWDRAYLEMRAGILNRNRPTAGASGAMPFGGPGFSGNFRPGAYYAADYCAWPQASQLAGKAVRMAAPGFPA
- a CDS encoding class I SAM-dependent methyltransferase, translated to MDNSAQIAYWNGSAGAKWVRDADRLDAMLLPFADLVLSAAKPLSGERVIDIGCGAGALSFAAAKTGASVTGVDISEPLVRIARERAASRSASAQFEVADASEWRPSTQADLVISRFGVMFFAEPSAAFANIRAGTKPGGRLAFACWQPLAENDWASAPVAVALPFLDTPPAPPPPGAPGPFAFGDSSRIEAILTEAGWADIGLTPWQGNIELPGADAEQTADFMLELGPLGRAIAEQQVDPQKIRAALAAHLKGLAGPDGRTRMKAAVWIVEARA
- the astB gene encoding N-succinylarginine dihydrolase, coding for MTLATEVNFDGLIGPSHNYGGLSDGNLASARNAGDVSNPREAAVQGLEKMRTLVRAGLVQGVLPPLARPNFDLLIAAGFIGTDAQMIEAAARSAPRLLKAAYSASSMWTANAATVSPSADAADGRLHFTPANLSTMLHRSLEHPDTTATLISIFADEERFAVHGALPAHPDFADEGAANHVRLCADHGAEGVELFVYGREVGEAARGFPARQTLLASQSVARAHELAASRAVFARQARAAIEAGAFHNDVVCVGALDTLFFHEFAFEDTAAVLADIRRAAKGLFELKPVMVPEAEVPLADAISSYLFNSQLLQLPGEDRLVLVAPSETQDTPSTRAYCERLVRSNGPIGRVMYVDVRQSMRNGGGPACLRLRVVMTEAELAACHAGVLLDEPLIDDLQASVRATYRDRLSPSDLADPAFADECRLAREALLDILDLEALA
- the maiA gene encoding maleylacetoacetate isomerase, translated to MRLYDYWRSSAAYRVRIALNLKGADYESVPVNILPGADEQLADRYRVVNPQMRVPAIEVDGRVSGQSMAIIEWIDEVVPGPSLLPKDAWKRLQARAFADIIACDIHPLNNLSPLAVLRKEFGADEAAIKTWYQDWILRGFAALEEMARELAPAPFLFGDAPTIAEIALVPQVANAHRFETDLSAFPRLVALDAACRALEGFRKAAPENQAKP